A genomic segment from Thermothielavioides terrestris NRRL 8126 chromosome 4, complete sequence encodes:
- a CDS encoding 60S ribosomal protein L32 yields the protein MVAAKKHIPIVKKRTKRFMRHQSDRFKCLDSAWRKPKGIDNRVRRRFKGNLAMPSIGYGSNKKTRHMMPSGHKAFLVSNVKDVELLLMHNKTYAAEIAHNVSSRKRIDIIARAKQLGVKVTNAKAKVTTEV from the exons ATGGTTGCCGCCAAGAAGCACATCCCGATCGTGAAGAAGC GCACGAAGCGCTTCATGCGCCACCAGAGCGACCGGTTCAAGTGCTTGGACTCGGCATGGCGCAAGCCCAAGGGTATTGACAACCGGGTTCGGAGACGGTTCAAGGGCAACCTGGCTATGCCCTCG ATCGGCTATGGCTCCAACAAGAAGACCCGCCACATGATGCCGTCCGGCCACAAGGCCTTCCTCGTCAGCAACGTCAAGGATGTCGAGCTCCTTCTCATGCACAACAAGACCTACGCCGCTGA GATCGCTCACAACGTCTCCTCGAGGAAGCGCATCGACATCATCGCGAGGGCGAAGCAATTAGGCGTCAAGGTTACCAATGCGAAAGCGAAGGTCACGACGGAGGTGTAA